In Montipora foliosa isolate CH-2021 chromosome 13, ASM3666993v2, whole genome shotgun sequence, one DNA window encodes the following:
- the LOC137982544 gene encoding dedicator of cytokinesis protein 7-like: MEEFVSVSPKVSSLLAVPCPPASISKARSYSDTSIFQAISEKNRTYTQTKDDTCRLSPSPSLKAAGSIEAPVETSTLKPKRKTSRPRSPFSGEKAFDLLAKFAKNDFVAKITSSSPKLRPRRTRSKGKGDSENRESVLLVENVQNGLEPALKEVVTGILPISYEDEIVHKRTQILRDPFQVLLVFPEDDVIAFTLPRELRTLQSTVPADALSKVSNLFTRECIRFYTANWNCIENKYASYGRSYLKLPR, translated from the exons ATGGAGGAATTTGTGAGTGTGAGCCCTAAGGTTTCATCCTTGCTTGCGGTCCCTTGTCCTCCTGCTTCGATCAGCAAGGCGCGTTCATACTCTGATACTTCAATCTTCCAAGCCATTTCAGAAAAAAACCGCACATACACGCAAACGAAGGATGACACTTGCCGGTTGTCGCCGTCGCCATCTCTAAAGGCTGCAGGAAGCATAGAAGCGCCGGTCGAAACGTCCACCTTAAAACCAAAGCGGAAAACATCACGTCCGCGATCGCCATTTTCCGGCGAGAAGGCCTTCGATCTTCTCGCCAAGTTCGCAAAGAATGACTTTGTAGCAAAAATAACGTCAAGCAGCCCTAAGTTACGTCCACGCAGAACAAGATCAAAGGGAAAAGGAGACAGCGAGAATCGTGAGTCG GTCCTTCTCgtggaaaatgttcaaaatggCTTGGAACCAGCGCTTAAG GAGGTCGTCACTGGAATTCTGCCCATCAGTTATGAAGATGAAATAGTGCACAAGAGAACGCAAATCTTGCGAGATCCTTTCCAAGTACTTCTTGTCTTTCCCGAGGACGATGTCATC GCATTCACTCTACCTCGAGAGTTGAGAACTCTGCAGTCCACAGTTCCAGCAGATGCCCTTTCTAAGGTTTCCAACTTATTTACTCGTGAG TGTATTCGGTTTTACACGGCTAACTGGAACTGTATTGAGAACAAGTATGCCAGCTATGGGAGAAGTTACCTCAAGCTTCCAAGGTGA